One Elephas maximus indicus isolate mEleMax1 chromosome X, mEleMax1 primary haplotype, whole genome shotgun sequence DNA segment encodes these proteins:
- the RBM10 gene encoding RNA-binding protein 10 isoform X2, with protein sequence MSGSPPLTARTEKVSVDAGRGGGESLQEAASPRLADHGGSSGGGWEVKRSQRLRRGPSSPRRPYQDMEYERRGGRGDRTGRYGATDRSQDDSGESRSRDHDYRDMDYRSYPREYGSQEGKHDYDDSSEEQSAEDSYEASPGSETQRRRRRRHRHSPTGPPGFPRDGDYRDQDYRTEQGEEEEEEEDEEEEEKASNIVMLRMLPQAATEDDIRGQLQSHGVQAREVRLMRNKSSGQSRGFAFVEFSHLQDATRWMEANQHSLNILGQKVSMHYSDPKPKINEDWLCNKGTFTKPRMAAKVPEHPTHPWPWNPLPGALWGSPRDAMVPSLEGTLRSPTSPHDLACASQCGVQNFKRREKCFKCGVPKSEAEQKLPLGSRLDQQTLSLGGRELSQGLLPLPQPYQAQGVLASQALSQGSESSSENANDTIILRNLNPHSTMDSILGALAPYAVLSSSNVRVIKDKQTQLNRGFAFIQLSTIEAAQLLQILQALHPPLTIDGKTINVEFAKGSKRDMASNEGSRINAASVASTAIAAAQWAISQASQGGEGAWATPEEPTVDYSYYQQDEGYGGSQGTESSLYAHGYLKGTKGPSITGTKGDPAGAGPEASLEPGADSVSLQAFSRTQAGAAPSIYQQSAAEVSSSQGSAANSQSYTIMSPAVLKSELQSPTHPSSALPPATSPTAQESYSQYPVPDVSTYQYDETSGYYYDPQTGLYYDPNSQYYYNAQSQQYLYWDGERRTYVPALEQSADGHKETGAPSKEGKEKKEKHKTKTAQQIAKDMERWARSLNKQKENFKNSFQPISSLRDDERRESATADAGYAILEKKGALAERQHTSMDLPKLASDDRPSPPRGLVAAYSGESDSEEEQERGGTEREEKLTDWQKLACLLCRRQFPSKEALIRHQQLSGLHKQNLEIHRRAHLSENELEALEKNDMEQMKYRDRAAERREKYGIPEPPEPKRRKYGGMSAASVDFEQPTRDGLGSDNIGSRMLQAMGWKEGSGLGRKKQGIITPIEAQTRVRGSGLGARGSSYGVTSTESYKETLHKTMVTRFNEAQ encoded by the exons aggtggtCGTGGAGACAGGACTGGCCGCTATGGAGCCACTGACCGCTCGCAGGATGACAGTGGGGAGAGCCGCAGCCGAGACCACGACTACCGGGACATGGACTACCGTTCGTATCCCCGCGAATATGGCAGCCAGGAGGGCAAGCATGATTATGACGACTCATCCGAGGAGCAGAGTGCAGAG GATTCGTACGAGGCCTCCCCGGGCTCCGAGACTCAGCgtaggcggcggcggcggcacagGCACAGCCCCACCGGCCCACCAGGCTTCCCCCGAGACGGCGACTATCGGGACCAGGACTATCGGACCGAgcaaggggaggaggaggaggaggaggaggatgaggaggaggaggagaaggccaGTAACATCGTCATGCTGAGGATGCTGCCACAGGCAGCCACTGAGGATGAC ATCCGTGGCCAGCTGCAGTCCCACGGGGTCCAAGCACGGGAGGTCCGGCTGATGCGGAACAAATCCTCAG GTCAGAGCCGGGGCTTCGCCTTCGTCGAGTTTAGTCACTTGCAGGACGCTACACGATGGATGGAAGCCAATCAG CACTCCCTCAACATCCTGGGCCAGAAGGTGTCCATGCACTACAGTGACCCCAAGCCCAAGATCAACGAGGACTGGCTTTGTAATAAG GGGACATTCACGAAACCAAGAATGGCAGCAAAAGTTCCAGAGCACCCTACCCACCCCTGGCCCTGGAACCCCCTTCCTGGGGCATTGTGGGGCTCTCCAAGGGATGCCATGGTTCCAAGTTTGGAGGGTACCCTAAGAAGCCCTACCTCCCCTCATGACCTGGCCTGTGCCTCACAGTGTGGAGTCCAGAACTTCAAACGACGTGAGAAGTGCTTCAAATGTGGTGTGCCCAAGTCAG AGGCAGAGCAGAAGCTGCCCCTCGGCTCAAGGCTGGATCAGCAGACGCTGTCACTGGGTGGACGGGAGCTAAGCCAGGGTCTGCTCCCCCTGCCACAGCCCTATCAGGCCCAGGGAGTGCTGGCCTCCCAAGCCCTGTCACAGGGCTCAGAGTCAAGCTCAGAGAATGCCAACGACA CTATCATTTTGCGCAACCTGAACCCACATAGCACCATGGACTCCATCCTGGGGGCCTTGGCACCCTATGCGGTGCTGTCCTCCTCCAATGTACGCGTCATCAAGGACAAGCAGACCCAATTGAACCGTGGCTTTGCCTTCATCCAGCTCTCCACCATC GAGGCAGCCCAGCTGCTGCAGATACTGCAGGCCCTACACCCACCACTCACCATTGACGGCAAGACCATCAACGTTGAGTTCGCCAAGGGTTCTAAAAG GGACATGGCCTCCAACGAAGGCAGTCGCATCAATGCTGCTTCTGTGGCCAGCACTGCCATTGCTGCGGCCCAGTGGGCCATCTCACAG GCCTCCCAGGGTGGGGAGGGTGCCTGGGCCACCCCCGAGGAGCCAACGGTCGACTACAGCTACTACCAACAGGATGAGGGGTATGGCGGCAGCCAGGGCACAGAGTCTTCCCTCTATGCCCATGGATACCTCAAGGGCACCAAGGGCCCCAGCATCACTGGAACCAAAGGGGACCCAGCTGGAGCAG GTCCTGAGGCCTCCCTAGAACCTGGGGCAGACTCTGTGTCACTGCAGGCTTTCTCCCGCACCCAGGCTGGTGCTGCCCCTAGCATCTACCAGCAGTCAGCAGCTGAGGTTAGCAGCAGCCAGGGCAGTGCTGCCAACAGCCAA TCATACACCATCATGTCACCTGCTGTGCTCAAATCTGAGCTCCAGAGCCCCACCCATCCCAGCTCTGCCCTACCACCAGCCACCAGCCCCACTGCCCAGGAGTCCTACAGCCAGTACC CTGTCCCTGATGTCTCCACCTACCAATATGATGAGACATCTGGTTACTACTATGACCCTCAGACTGGCCTCTACTATGACCCAAACTCCCAG TATTACTACAATGCTCAGAGCCAGCAGTATTTGTACTGGGATGGGGAAAGGCGGACCTATGTACCTGCCTTGGAGCAGTCAGCTGATGGGCATAAGGAGACAGGGGCACCCTCAAAGGAGGGCAAAGAAAAGAAGGAGAAGCACAAGACCAAGACAGCCCAGCAG ATTGCCAAGGACATGGAACGCTGGGCCCGCAGCCtcaacaaacaaaaggaaaacttTAAAAACAGCTTCCAGCCGATCAGCTCCCTAAGAGATGATGAAAGGCGGGAGTCAGCCACTGCAGATGCTGGCTATGCCATCCTTGAGAAGAAG GGAGCACTAGCCGAGAGGCAGCACACCAGCATGGACCTCCCAAAATTGGCCAGCGATGACCGCCCA AGCCCGCCACGGGGCCTGGTGGCAGCCTACAGTGGGGAGAGTGACAGTGAGGAGGAGCAGGAGCGAGGGGGCACTGAGCGGGAGGAAAAACTGACTGACTGGCAGAAGCTGGCCTGCCTACTTTGTCGACGTCAGTTCCCCAGCAAAGAGGCCCTCATCCGACATCAGCAGCTCTCAGGGCTCCACAAG CAAAACCTCGAGATTCACCGGCGAGCCCACCTGTCAGAAAATGAGCTGGAAGCACTAGAAAAGAATGACATGGAG CAAATGAAGTACCGGGACCGTGCAGCTGAACGCAGGGAGAAGTATGGCATCCCTGAGCCGCCAGAGCCCAAGAGGAGAAAGTACGGTGGCATGTCTGCAGCCTCTGT GGACTTTGAGCAACCTACGCGAGATGGGTTGGGCAGTGACAACATTGGCAGTCGTATGCTCCAGGCCATGGGCTGGAAAGAGGGCAGTGGCCTGGGCCGCAAGAAGCAGGGCATTATAACACCCATTGAG GCCCAGACACGGGTACGGGGCTCTGGCTTGGGTGCCCGGGGCAGCTCCTATGGGGTCACCTCAACCGAATCCTACAAGGAAACACTGCACAAGACAATGGTGACCCGCTTCAATGAGGCCCAGTGA
- the RBM10 gene encoding RNA-binding protein 10 isoform X3: MSGSPPLTARTEKVSVDAGRGGGESLQEAASPRLADHGGSSGGGWEVKRSQRLRRGPSSPRRPYQDMEYERRGGRGDRTGRYGATDRSQDDSGESRSRDHDYRDMDYRSYPREYGSQEGKHDYDDSSEEQSAEDSYEASPGSETQRRRRRRHRHSPTGPPGFPRDGDYRDQDYRTEQGEEEEEEEDEEEEEKASNIVMLRMLPQAATEDDIRGQLQSHGVQAREVRLMRNKSSGQSRGFAFVEFSHLQDATRWMEANQHSLNILGQKVSMHYSDPKPKINEDWLCNKGTFTKPRMAAKVPEHPTHPWPWNPLPGALWGSPRDAMVPSLEGTLRSPTSPHDLACASQCGVQNFKRREKCFKCGVPKSEAEQKLPLGSRLDQQTLSLGGRELSQGLLPLPQPYQAQGVLASQALSQGSESSSENANDTIILRNLNPHSTMDSILGALAPYAVLSSSNVRVIKDKQTQLNRGFAFIQLSTIVEAAQLLQILQALHPPLTIDGKTINVEFAKGSKRDMASNEGSRINAASVASTAIAAAQWAISQDEGYGGSQGTESSLYAHGYLKGTKGPSITGTKGDPAGAGPEASLEPGADSVSLQAFSRTQAGAAPSIYQQSAAEVSSSQGSAANSQSYTIMSPAVLKSELQSPTHPSSALPPATSPTAQESYSQYPVPDVSTYQYDETSGYYYDPQTGLYYDPNSQYYYNAQSQQYLYWDGERRTYVPALEQSADGHKETGAPSKEGKEKKEKHKTKTAQQIAKDMERWARSLNKQKENFKNSFQPISSLRDDERRESATADAGYAILEKKGALAERQHTSMDLPKLASDDRPSPPRGLVAAYSGESDSEEEQERGGTEREEKLTDWQKLACLLCRRQFPSKEALIRHQQLSGLHKQNLEIHRRAHLSENELEALEKNDMEQMKYRDRAAERREKYGIPEPPEPKRRKYGGMSAASVDFEQPTRDGLGSDNIGSRMLQAMGWKEGSGLGRKKQGIITPIEAQTRVRGSGLGARGSSYGVTSTESYKETLHKTMVTRFNEAQ; the protein is encoded by the exons aggtggtCGTGGAGACAGGACTGGCCGCTATGGAGCCACTGACCGCTCGCAGGATGACAGTGGGGAGAGCCGCAGCCGAGACCACGACTACCGGGACATGGACTACCGTTCGTATCCCCGCGAATATGGCAGCCAGGAGGGCAAGCATGATTATGACGACTCATCCGAGGAGCAGAGTGCAGAG GATTCGTACGAGGCCTCCCCGGGCTCCGAGACTCAGCgtaggcggcggcggcggcacagGCACAGCCCCACCGGCCCACCAGGCTTCCCCCGAGACGGCGACTATCGGGACCAGGACTATCGGACCGAgcaaggggaggaggaggaggaggaggaggatgaggaggaggaggagaaggccaGTAACATCGTCATGCTGAGGATGCTGCCACAGGCAGCCACTGAGGATGAC ATCCGTGGCCAGCTGCAGTCCCACGGGGTCCAAGCACGGGAGGTCCGGCTGATGCGGAACAAATCCTCAG GTCAGAGCCGGGGCTTCGCCTTCGTCGAGTTTAGTCACTTGCAGGACGCTACACGATGGATGGAAGCCAATCAG CACTCCCTCAACATCCTGGGCCAGAAGGTGTCCATGCACTACAGTGACCCCAAGCCCAAGATCAACGAGGACTGGCTTTGTAATAAG GGGACATTCACGAAACCAAGAATGGCAGCAAAAGTTCCAGAGCACCCTACCCACCCCTGGCCCTGGAACCCCCTTCCTGGGGCATTGTGGGGCTCTCCAAGGGATGCCATGGTTCCAAGTTTGGAGGGTACCCTAAGAAGCCCTACCTCCCCTCATGACCTGGCCTGTGCCTCACAGTGTGGAGTCCAGAACTTCAAACGACGTGAGAAGTGCTTCAAATGTGGTGTGCCCAAGTCAG AGGCAGAGCAGAAGCTGCCCCTCGGCTCAAGGCTGGATCAGCAGACGCTGTCACTGGGTGGACGGGAGCTAAGCCAGGGTCTGCTCCCCCTGCCACAGCCCTATCAGGCCCAGGGAGTGCTGGCCTCCCAAGCCCTGTCACAGGGCTCAGAGTCAAGCTCAGAGAATGCCAACGACA CTATCATTTTGCGCAACCTGAACCCACATAGCACCATGGACTCCATCCTGGGGGCCTTGGCACCCTATGCGGTGCTGTCCTCCTCCAATGTACGCGTCATCAAGGACAAGCAGACCCAATTGAACCGTGGCTTTGCCTTCATCCAGCTCTCCACCATCGTG GAGGCAGCCCAGCTGCTGCAGATACTGCAGGCCCTACACCCACCACTCACCATTGACGGCAAGACCATCAACGTTGAGTTCGCCAAGGGTTCTAAAAG GGACATGGCCTCCAACGAAGGCAGTCGCATCAATGCTGCTTCTGTGGCCAGCACTGCCATTGCTGCGGCCCAGTGGGCCATCTCACAG GATGAGGGGTATGGCGGCAGCCAGGGCACAGAGTCTTCCCTCTATGCCCATGGATACCTCAAGGGCACCAAGGGCCCCAGCATCACTGGAACCAAAGGGGACCCAGCTGGAGCAG GTCCTGAGGCCTCCCTAGAACCTGGGGCAGACTCTGTGTCACTGCAGGCTTTCTCCCGCACCCAGGCTGGTGCTGCCCCTAGCATCTACCAGCAGTCAGCAGCTGAGGTTAGCAGCAGCCAGGGCAGTGCTGCCAACAGCCAA TCATACACCATCATGTCACCTGCTGTGCTCAAATCTGAGCTCCAGAGCCCCACCCATCCCAGCTCTGCCCTACCACCAGCCACCAGCCCCACTGCCCAGGAGTCCTACAGCCAGTACC CTGTCCCTGATGTCTCCACCTACCAATATGATGAGACATCTGGTTACTACTATGACCCTCAGACTGGCCTCTACTATGACCCAAACTCCCAG TATTACTACAATGCTCAGAGCCAGCAGTATTTGTACTGGGATGGGGAAAGGCGGACCTATGTACCTGCCTTGGAGCAGTCAGCTGATGGGCATAAGGAGACAGGGGCACCCTCAAAGGAGGGCAAAGAAAAGAAGGAGAAGCACAAGACCAAGACAGCCCAGCAG ATTGCCAAGGACATGGAACGCTGGGCCCGCAGCCtcaacaaacaaaaggaaaacttTAAAAACAGCTTCCAGCCGATCAGCTCCCTAAGAGATGATGAAAGGCGGGAGTCAGCCACTGCAGATGCTGGCTATGCCATCCTTGAGAAGAAG GGAGCACTAGCCGAGAGGCAGCACACCAGCATGGACCTCCCAAAATTGGCCAGCGATGACCGCCCA AGCCCGCCACGGGGCCTGGTGGCAGCCTACAGTGGGGAGAGTGACAGTGAGGAGGAGCAGGAGCGAGGGGGCACTGAGCGGGAGGAAAAACTGACTGACTGGCAGAAGCTGGCCTGCCTACTTTGTCGACGTCAGTTCCCCAGCAAAGAGGCCCTCATCCGACATCAGCAGCTCTCAGGGCTCCACAAG CAAAACCTCGAGATTCACCGGCGAGCCCACCTGTCAGAAAATGAGCTGGAAGCACTAGAAAAGAATGACATGGAG CAAATGAAGTACCGGGACCGTGCAGCTGAACGCAGGGAGAAGTATGGCATCCCTGAGCCGCCAGAGCCCAAGAGGAGAAAGTACGGTGGCATGTCTGCAGCCTCTGT GGACTTTGAGCAACCTACGCGAGATGGGTTGGGCAGTGACAACATTGGCAGTCGTATGCTCCAGGCCATGGGCTGGAAAGAGGGCAGTGGCCTGGGCCGCAAGAAGCAGGGCATTATAACACCCATTGAG GCCCAGACACGGGTACGGGGCTCTGGCTTGGGTGCCCGGGGCAGCTCCTATGGGGTCACCTCAACCGAATCCTACAAGGAAACACTGCACAAGACAATGGTGACCCGCTTCAATGAGGCCCAGTGA